Proteins encoded together in one Rhizobium bangladeshense window:
- a CDS encoding DUF3108 domain-containing protein: MAHSGRRIFISAIAALLAIPASAAEVQHQTVYRVTLAGLPIARAAFLTQIEDDHSYKIAGDIKSAGLADLIKTISAKTSVTGVVRNDRLQALKYSLYYKSGKKARVYEVSYRNGNIISATTTPPPKRPKNWIDVTPGDMRSVLDPISGLVFTGDTKVCSQTLPIFDGETRMDLVLSPKGDEDFKTDGFKGKAIVCGVRFVPRSGYKKGRKDIDYLSKSDRMEIWFAKSDAANVYAPVYVRIPTEYGMVTITAVKYGSVS, translated from the coding sequence ATGGCTCATTCGGGCAGACGCATTTTCATTTCGGCTATCGCCGCACTCCTTGCCATACCGGCATCGGCGGCCGAGGTCCAGCATCAGACGGTATACCGGGTAACGCTGGCCGGCCTGCCGATCGCGCGTGCCGCGTTCCTGACTCAGATCGAGGACGATCACTCTTACAAGATTGCGGGTGATATCAAGTCCGCCGGCCTTGCCGATCTCATCAAGACCATCTCGGCAAAGACCAGCGTCACCGGCGTCGTCCGTAACGATCGGCTGCAGGCGCTGAAATATTCGCTCTATTATAAGAGCGGCAAGAAGGCCCGCGTTTACGAGGTCAGCTATCGCAACGGCAACATCATATCGGCGACGACGACGCCGCCGCCGAAACGGCCGAAGAACTGGATCGACGTCACGCCTGGCGACATGCGTTCGGTGCTCGATCCGATCTCCGGCCTGGTCTTCACCGGGGATACCAAGGTCTGCTCGCAGACGCTGCCAATCTTCGACGGCGAGACGCGCATGGATCTGGTACTCTCGCCGAAGGGTGACGAGGATTTCAAGACCGATGGCTTCAAGGGCAAGGCGATCGTCTGCGGCGTGCGCTTCGTGCCGCGTTCCGGCTACAAGAAAGGCCGAAAGGATATCGACTATCTCAGCAAGAGCGACCGAATGGAAATCTGGTTTGCCAAGTCGGACGCGGCAAATGTATACGCTCCAGTTTACGTGCGCATTCCAACCGAATATGGAATGGTGACGATCACTGCCGTCAAATACGGCAGTGTCAGCTGA